A stretch of DNA from Peromyscus maniculatus bairdii isolate BWxNUB_F1_BW_parent chromosome 7, HU_Pman_BW_mat_3.1, whole genome shotgun sequence:
CATgcatggttgcacacaccttttgtcccagaactcaggaggcaggggtagatggatctctgttcaaggccagcctggtctacaaagcaaattccaggacagccagggctacacagagaaaccctgtctcgaaaagcaacgGTCTCTGAGTTCCTCGGGAGACTTCCTTCTGGTCCTTATCCAGCTCTTTCTCTCCTCAGAGCCTTCACATTTTCACATCCCTCTGAAGCAGAGTGGTGGGAGCATCTTTCCTAGACTCTTCAGACTCACTTCAGGGCTCATCTCCCACAACTTCATCTCATAAAAACATTGTCCCTAAAACCACCCTAACTCTTCCAAATTACTCCTTACCAGAACATCTTACTCATTTCCTTCCTACAACCTAccaaattctattttattaattcttttttttttttatggtttttcaagacagggtttctctgtgtagctttgcgcctttcctggaactcactctgtagcctagactggcctcgaactcacagagatctgcctgcctctgcctcccgagtgctgggattaaaggcgtacaccaccactacccagcctgaatatatttttaaaagcacaatttTATGTCTCAATCATGAGCTATTTTTCTCAATTTCCTATCAGGATCAGGGCCAATTACAGACTGCTAGAATCTATCCCTTTCATGGAGTCCTTATTACATGTCACATGAAATTTAATGTCATTCTTTCCTACAAGAAGGGAAAATCACCATATTGTGGGTCTGAGGCTCCAAAACAACCCAAGCAGACACAAGCGGTCACACAAAGCAAGACTTATCACTGGGCAGCATGGCAGAAACTGACCAGTCAAGGACAACGGTATAGACTCGGGAGCTGACTGCATCCCCAGATGTTCATGTCAGCAAGTATTTAAGCACAAAACTCACAAACACCTGTGCCAAGTTAGTTACATTTTCCACCAATCAAGATTTAAAGATTAGGGGCTTTCCCTATGCATTACATCTTTGTCAATCGACACTAAATGTAAGCTTTTCAGTCTATCCAAATagatttatttgttctttctgttatTAGGAACAGCTATATGTTTTAGAGAACTAAAGATGCATAATGGACAGTTTCTATTGTTTAAGGGGAGGAGGTTGGTCAGCTATTGGGAAGTCCCCATCTCCCCCAGGGCCTGGGAACTTGAACTTTGCTTTACCCTACAGGTAAAATAGAGTCTGAGTCCAAATGACAGTACTTAGAACACATGCTTTTGCCTGTTCCCAACAACCATACCACACATAGGTGTgttttctgctttgtgtttgtcATAATACCCTGCAGAGGCACAGGTAGGGTCAGAGTGTTTGATTAACTACATGAACTGTGATTGTAGAGGAATGTCCTTAAGCTAGGAATCTGGAGCCCAGTGAGAAACTGCCATCTCGGTGAGTCCAGAGCACACATGTCCAAAGTGacagtgtagctttgcacctttcctggaactcactctgtagcccaggctggcctcgaactcacagagatctgcctgcctttgcctcccgagtgctgggattaaaggcgtgcgccgccgccgccaccgcccggcctcattccttttctttttaaagacttattttatatgaattgtCTTAgagcctgcatatatgtgtgtgcaccatgtgcatgcctgatgcccacgaaggccataagagggcatcaaatcccctggaactggagtcgtGGATGGTTGggtcaccatgtgagtgctggaaatcaaacctgtatcctcttcaagaacaataagtgctctaaaccactgagtcTTTTCTCCAACCCCCTTTTTCCATTGCTTCTGACTACTTAATGTCTACCTCTTTGACCAGAGAGAAATCTATGGTGTGATGCCACCACAGTCCCTTTCCCTGGCATTATGACCTCTTTGAAAATAGACCTATCAGCAAATACTAGTGCATCTGAGGATGAGGCCAACTGATGTCTCCAGGAAGCATCATCCATCTTACTTTCCTGATGACTGAGTCTTCCACGAGAAATGCCATCAGATGAGCATTTCTGCAAGGACACTATGAACAACCCATCTACAGATCTTTTCCCCTTGCCCTCCTTGTTGTCAGTCTTTAAGTCTGTCCTTTCCAAAGTCCTGATCAGCTGGCTGACATACCCATTAATCACTACCCATGAGTCAAGTCAGGTCtggacctccaacagacctacaGCAATGTTGTCCATTGGAGTCACCCCTCCACCATTAGCTTCTGAAGCCACTCCATAGTAGGCTAGGTACAACCGCTGTCATTTTGGGCACTAGACAGTTTGAATGAAACTTGTGCTTTCTTTTCCTCCATTAACTGATGAAGTGTGTTCCTTTAAAGGCATAGGTGGAGACATAGGCAGCAGGATTTGGGGTTAGAAGGGTTCGTCACGCCTTTGAATAAGCTCAGCATATAACATGTCCATTGCACAGTGGAAGCTTGAGGTGCCAGTCCAACTTGATGGATCAGTGCACCAGGTGACACCCAGGACTGGGCTCACCATCCTGGGTGACTTGCCCACCATCTGTATCTCTAGCATGATCTTCTGTTTCTTCGATGACACTGCTTGCTGTGGATTGCCAGGTGTTGCTTCCCAGGGGAACATATATCATCAATTCTGGAATCCCGTCTTAAGGCCATTCCCAATACCAATTACTGAGTCAGATACCAATGAGAATAAATGACACCCACACCATCTGTTGTGgagtattactttaactgtgtgaaggtgggttacatttgtttaagctGTGGAGTATTATTTAACTGTGTGAAggtgggttacatttgtttatgctgtggagtatcattttaactgtgtgaaggtgggttacatttgtttatgctgtggagtatcattttaactgtgtgaaggtgggttacatttgtttatgctgcatttgtttaattatgtaaagatggctgcatctgtttcaccttacctgcctaagacacctgactggtctaataaaaagctgactggccaatagctaggcagtcaAGGGAtggcagggctggcagggctggcaggcagagagactaagtagggggagaaatctaggcttgagagaaggagaagagaatgagagagaaagagagagacatgcccagggccagaagccaggcagctgccagccagtcaTGGAGAAGCAATGGAtattcagaaggaaagaaaggtagaaaACCCCGAAGCAAAATGTAGACGAAGAGAAAACAGGTTAAGTATGAGAGTTAGGTCGAGCATTCATgactaataagtctctgtcatgatttgggagctggttggtggcctaaaagaaacaGCCTGGTACAACCGTCCAAGTGGACAACTTGAAAATAGTTTGGCGAGGGAGCTGTTGGCTGGGGCACAGGCTGAATGAAGGAAGCCAAGGGACTAGCGTAGTCTTTCCAAGCTAGCTACTCTGGAGAATGCCCGAATGGTCATGGGATGAAGACCAGCAGAAGTAGAAGGGCAGGTGCAGGAAAGGCTACCTGAAGGTAAAGACCAGGCCTCACTAGCCCCTGGATAGGAGAGCCACGGGCTATGTGAATACCCCTGCATTCTCCTCTTTTGAATCTGTGGGTGCTGGCCATCAGCAAACCAGAAAACCAGGGCAGCTGTCTGAAGCAATCCTCCAAGGTCGGTATCTTGAGACACAGAGCCTGGTGGATGACTGGGGAAGAGATACAGAGAAAATGCAAGATGGTTTGCACACAGCCTAGTTTAAacaagcagagctctgctggctTGTATGTCTGAAAACTCTAGCAGCAAGACTTGCCGCAGGATCCCACACACCGCCATCAGCTTGCTTCCGTTTCACAGGCCCATGCTCCACCATGGCCCCAGAACTCAGCCCTTTTCACGCCGCACACTGGGATCCCCCAAAGGCTTGCCTGACTCGGGTTAGGGATGTGACTTGGCTGAGTCATGTCCTCAGAAGGCAGGAACTAATATTGAGGGAAATTTTAGCACACAGCCTGAAGAAGAGTGTTGATTCTGATGTATGGGTCAGAGCTTCTCAACCTTGCATCACTGAGAAGTCTACTGCTGCTTTTTCtcagtgctgtgataaaattcctgAAAACGGCAACCTGAAAAAGGAAATCCCCTCTCTGTTCAGCCCCATACTGACACTGGAGAGTGAACAGAGGAGCTCATGCATGCTGTTCAATcaagctctgccactgagctatgtccccagaaGGAAGGGCTGGTTGGGCCCATTCCTTAAAGGTACAGTCCTGTGTCGGGGAAAGAGTAACAGTAAAGGGAAGCCACTGGTAATaggatctttttaaaaagggtGTCCagagtgcacacctttagtcccggcacttgggaggcagaggcaggcgtatctctgtgagttcgaggccagcctgatctacagagagagatccaagacaggcaccaaaactacacagagaaaccctgtctttaaaaaaaagaaagaaaataaactgcttaaaaaaaaaaaattaaaaaaaatggaggctcCTATTTGATTCACATAGAAAGGGGATGGGTTGGCGAGGAGCAACACGgacgttatgactcaaatggacttaatagatatctacggAAAAtttcaccctaacacaaaagaatatgccttcttctcagcacccatggaaaCTTCTTAAAAATTGACACATGCTCagtaacaaagcaaatctcaacagatacaaaaacatttgaataacctcctgtattttatcggaccaccatgccttaaagttagatttcaacagcaACCGGTAATAttatgtccacagtcaggaagcaaagacataTGAAGTCActggttttctatttttttaaataattttaaaattattttttattgtgtgtgtgtgtgtgtgtgtgtgtgagtgttttggtGCATACTAtttctgtgcactacatgtgtttCTAGTATCCACACAGGCCAGAAATAAgtattagatcccctgaaactggaattgtagatagttgtgagccaccatatgggtaaTGCTGAACCATCCCTCTCCAATtccctgccatttttttttttaagatgaaaagaaatcctgggacttgctagccagtctagccagatTGGTAATCTCCAGGTTCTACTGAAggagacacctgacattgacctctgacctccacatgcacatgctcctgtgcacaaatgtgtacatacatgaacacacaaacaggCACAGACTGTCTTAGTagcctttctattgctgtgaagaaacaccatgaccaaagcaaggaggagaaagagtttattggggcctggcttacagtttcacagcgTGAATCCACGAGAAGCTTACTGCTTCATGGCAGCAAACATGGCAGCGGGAAGGCGGACATggggctggagcagtagctgagagattgCATCCTTATCTGCAAgcctgaggcagaaagagagctgactgggaatggcatgggcttttgaaacctcaaagtctgccccccagtgacacacttcctccaccaaggccccATGCgttaacccttcccaaacagttccaccaactggggaccatgcattcaaatacatgagtctgtgggcgtcattctcattcacaccatcacacatatatcacacactaAAATAAAGTCCAAAGACCTAAGACTTCTCAGGTCCCCCTCTAGAACTAACCCACCGGGCCTTGCTCTTCAGCAGGTGTGGTGGTTAATCTTTAGTCAACTTTGGTGGGACTTAAGACTCACCTAGAAGAAaccctctgggtatgtctgtgagggagtttccaaAGAAGTCTAACAGAGGTTGGAAGACCTACCCCGAGTACGGACGGCACCATTTCATATTTCTGCACTGAATAAAAagaatcggggctggagagacagctcagcagttaagagtgtgggttgctcttccagaggactcagacacccacatggtggttcacctgtaactccacttccagaaaatctgatgacctcttctcacctccatgAGAAATGCATTATATGGTACACaaagatacatgcaggcaaacacacacacacacacacacacacacacacacacacacacaccaaaaatttctgtgaagaaagagAACCCTTATTTATTGCTAATGAGCatgtaaactggtgcagccacaGTGGAAATTTATATGAAGagtcctgcccagctctatcactcttgggtatatacttAAGgactcccaggtactgggattctGGGCTGGAAAattggcccagtggttaagagcacttgttgctcttggaaaggacccaagttcagttcccagcacccacatggtggctcataaccatttataactccagttccaagggtttcaatgtcctcttctggcctctgtgtacatcaggcatgcatgtggtacacatacatacatgcagacaaaacacttacatacatacaataaaaatctaaaaaaaataaagtcaaaaagTCAATTGAGCACTTTGAAATGTGGCTGCTCAAAACTGAGATGTGCTGTGACATAGAATATACTAGAGTGAGCCCAGTGGGGTTTGATCCGAGGAAAGAGGAAGTGTGGAGACCAGAGTCACTCCTTGCCAGCTCACCACCActtcctttctcatctttcttcAAGCAGATTCCTGAAGCAGGCATTACAACCCTGCTTTTCCACCTGCCTAATCCACCTTACAGGTAGTCACTGCCCAGCTCCTCCTACCATACTTCAGTCTAGCACGCCTTCCCGCCCAGACCTGAGTTAGGGCCCTGCCCCAGACTGAGATCCATGGCCCCAGTCATCTCTGCTGAGCCCCAAAGGTCTTATCTGACCATCCCATTCTCCATCCTACATGTGCCTCTCATTTGCAGCATCCACTGAGATCTTTCCCATACTGCTTCTCCCATGTTAGGGTTTTCCCTGTCCGCCCCCACCCACAACCACCTTTGAGAATTCTGTCTTCTGTAGGATATGTGGGATATGCTGCCCTTGATCCAGCCAGTATCCCCGCTGTCCAGAGCTCTACCATCTGGGTTCTGAGTGGTTCTGGTATTCCTGCATTTGCATCTTGATTCTTCTACTGGGGTCTAATTTCCTTTACAACAGAGCATGACTAGCTTGTGTATTCTGTCTTGGCCTGGTCCTaaggaacaaacaaaacagatcctcagggaaaagaaaaaaaaagttaatttttaaaacctttttttgaCAGTCTCGTCATGTTTCCTAGTCGAGACTAGGGGCATTCCATCTCAACTAGTTCTAAGACTTTCTATCCTGAGATAATTATAGATCTTCAGCAAGTTGGAAAGATAATCGGAGTTCTTACACTCTTCACAAGGTCTCCCCAGTGCACCATGGGATATAACCCAGTGCACCAAGGGATATAACTGTAGGGCAATCTGAAGACCTCAGATGTAACATCTGTATTGTGTGTATAGCACTTAGCCATCCAATCACATACATGAATGTGTGTAACACCATAATCAAGGTCTAGACAGTGGTCTGAGAGACAGTTTAGATGATACAAAGTTTGCTTAACATGgaccctaagttcaatccctggcactaCATACAACCAGCAGGACCAGGACCTAGAACATGGTATAACCTAGGAAAGGCTCAGGCTGGTGGAGGAAGCAGTTTTCTGGAGCTGATGGATACCCTTGTCTCCACTTGGTCCCTGCTGAAGCCTGAGCCTATGAGGCCGAAGCTTAGCCATCTGGAAGCCTGAGGGGACACCACATTACAGGGCAGCTTCTCTTACATGAGAAAGTCATGGCCTAGCTGTCTACTTCcaaacaccctcacacacacacacacacacacacacacacacacacacacacacacacacagagtcacaagTATGCTTTCTcaaacagaatatttttattataaatttccaCTACAGAAGTACAAATGACAAACATGAGCCTTTATCCCATCTATCTCACTGAAGTTCTCATAAACCTATATAACAGGCACAGAAGATACTTTCTCCAGACTGCTTTAAAATGCCCACAGAAGTGTTTCATGAGGTCATGCAAAGGGGCCTCCATTCCTGCCCCAGACACTGAAGGAAGGCACATTTTCTGTTGGATTCAGACCCTGGGGTGGCCCTGAGCTCTGAGACCAGAGACCGTGACATTGCCTCCATGATAGAGAGCTTGGGAGGAATATGGAAACCATCTTGCTGGGGAGGAACCAGCTGAGCCTGCCGAGTTGTGGTGAGAGGCGGCTTCTcctttttcatcttcattttgcTGAAGGCACGCATGCTCTCAGGTTTGGGGCCTTTCTAGACTTTGCTTTCAGtgatcagagaagagagagaagaaatcaaCATTGCccccatctttttcttctttttttgtcgggggaggggggaatgggtGGGTGGGAGACGTGATAGGCTCTCaggtagtccagcctggccttaaacttggTGTGTATCCAAGGAGAGCCCTGaaatcctgattctcctgcctctacctcacaaatgctggattataggcatgtgccactacctgTAGTAAGGGCACCCTGTTTTTATCCAGGGAGATGGCCAGGTCCCCTTGATGGCAGAACTCTTCTACTCAGCCATTCTCAGGAGCTGTCCCAAAGTAAACACAGGTATGCAGATGCCTGTGTGTGGGAAGGAGTGTCTGTGTGAGGAGCACGTGAACATTTACATTTATCTAATGAATAGGACTCCATGGGGCCACACACCTCCAAGTACTGGAGAAAGGATGTTTTTGTATGTTTGCTGCTTGTTAACAAAGTAGGTGATCCAAGTGCAGAAAGCTGGAGAAAGTCTGTGTTGGTGAGCCAGGGAGGTTCCCTGATGACAGTCCTGGGAGCCCTGCTGGGGCCACTATAAATGGTAGGCACGGGAGAGGGCAGGATCCCACTTCAAGCAAAGTGAAGATGTGTACACTACACAGGCATGGCTACAtgggagggaaaagggaaaagcaGTCCCAGTTACCCAGACTAGTGACCACCAAACGTGGGATTGAGGCTGAGGGGGTCAAAGATGCAGAGAGGATAGTTTCAGAGAATCAGGTCAAAGTCAGCTCAGCTCCCCATTGCCCTGTGAAAGGAGGAACAGGAATGAGAGGCAGACAGGGGAAGCAGTCATCCTGGCAAGGCTCCGGTCCCATAGCCAGCTCTCCTTCAGCCAGAGCAATGCCTCGccatgttcctgcctcagctccataTCCTGTTTCtcaggtggagaaactgaggccaaagATGGCTCggctgtagctcagctggtcCCTGGTATTCGCTGTACTGGCTGACAACCCAGCAGGTAACAAAGTCACTTGCAGTCACTCGTTCCATCCAGGACTCCAGGGGCGGTGTCCAGATGGGTTTTGGCTGCTGTAGAGCTAGAACCTCCAAGGATGAGTGGACCACAAATTCCCTCCTACAATGTGAGAGGAGGCAAGCAAAAGAGCAAGGACAGACTGACAGACCTAGGGCTCCCAGGGCCATCTTCAGGGCAGGGACAAAGCCTTGGCAAGGCGGGTCCAGAACCAGGACTTGGTGCATGGGTTGGTATAGTCGCAGATAGTGATGAATCGCAGGATACTGGGGAAGTCCTTCTTCATCGCCTTGTATTTGATGGGAATCAGCCGCTTCTGTTGGACACCTGGAAGCCAACGGGTGTGGTATTGGGACCAGGCCCCTGCCCTATGGTGGGCCAGACCCAGTCTCCAAAGCAAGGGACAACACCAGCTCTCCACCAGCTAGGTATCCATGGTACTTATCCACTGCATAAAGAAACTCACAGGTACACCCCCTCAGAGACCTGGCATGCTTTGGTCCTCCATTCTTGGTCTGGAAATCTTAAGgctgtccctcccctcccctctctaaCCAAAGCAGGTCTAAGCTTACCTGGGGAGAGGCTGAGAGCAAACTTGGTCTGGAAGTCACACTCTCTGCTCTGTAGGTAATCGTCAGAAACAACCACCACCATCCGGCGACACCTAAGGGAGAGTGCAGAGTGCAGGCTTTGGGGTGATGTCCTTCAGCTCACCTCTAGAGGAGAGCCTCAGGGAGGCCCACGGTACCGGGCTGCCCAGTGCAGAGCTGAGTTTTATGCACTCGCCCACCTGCCCCTTCGGATGACTAACCAACCTTTTCTCAATGAGCTCACTGGCAATGGACCAGACACAGGTGCCTGGCAGGACATCACGGTCGGACACACACAGCTTCAGCCGATAGTCTGTCTGTTCTAGCTGCCTGATCATCTCCTGCACAAACTCAATATCACTGGGGCAGTAGCAGATGAAGGCATCAAACCGTTCTGGTGTTTGTCCTGAGGACAGGGGACAAGGGTAATGGTCAGCTTTCTgaaggagggctgggaggagcccAGCCTGGAGTCTTCCATCAAGGGAACCTGAGCCTGCACCCATCCCGAAGTGATGTCTTACATATGCCCTTCCCACCAGAAAAGATAACTCCCAGATGAAATCTGAGTTAACCGTGTTGGAGGAGTGCCGTTACAGTCTCAGAAGTGCTCAGAGACAGGACTGCTATTATCCCCATTTCTTGGATGGggaaaccaagactcagaaagaatGAGTGACTTGCTCAAGGTCCCAGGTCTATCCATCTGTGTTCCAATGTTCATGCTCTGCACACCACACATCCTGGGGCTGTGGCCCACCTATCCTTACCCAGGGGGTCGTCCAGAGTGGTGATGCCCTCCAGCTCCTTTGTTTGTGGGACACTGCTTTCCACTCTGGCCACCTGTAAGGGCTTCTCAGACTCCTGCATCTGCTGCCTCTCCATGTATTTCTCGCAGTCATCAACTGTGGAGAAGAGACAGGGTGTAGAAGGCTCCCCAGCTGCCCCTGTATCTGTTCCATTGGCCTACTTGGGCTCTGGGCCTTCTCTAGCCACTGGTGCCATGGACAGCTCCGACAAACTGGCACTCCCTTTCTGACCCTCCCAGAGTGGGCACCTGGAAGGCCACCAAagtctggctggcatctgcctctCACACTCCATCCTGCATGCCCTTTCTAAGGCTCTTGAGAATGGCTCCAAATTGGGCATCTTGCAGGGAGCAGggtagtgggagcaggggcttgAATGCCAGAAGGGCTCCGAAACCGGGTTAGTGTTCAGTGAGGGTGGTGGCCCCCGCCTAGCATGGTATACCTAACTGTGGGCAGGGGCATTGTGTTGAATGCCAGAAGGGGCTTTAGTCTTCACCCGTTCTGTTGCTCCTGACACAACTGAGATACTCCCAGAGAAGCACATCCTGATTCTTAGTCCAACTCAAGGTTGCCTAGACTCATTCCACATCCTTTCCCTATCTCAGGGTTTTTAAGCCCTCTCCCCAACCCTATGCTGTCCTGCATATTGATCGAAAATTCGaccgtctctccctccctcccttcccagcacACCCCATTAAAATGAAACAAGATTGATATGCCAAGGCCAGCCTCCTCGACGACCATTGGCACAAAGCCAGAAAGCAGGCGTCCTCACCGATGCTGGACCACAGGTCCCGCAGTATATCCTCACGGTCCAGCATGGCCAGCATCTCTAACAGCTTGCCGACCGTCGCGCCAGAGCGCCCCTGCCAAGCATCCAACAAACTGCCGGTGGGGTCTGGGCGCATCTCCAGCTGTCGGATCTCCAAGTACTCGAAGCCCATCTCCTCTGCCAGCAAGGTCCAGTCGGCTGCCACCGGCGTCTGCACGTTCAAAAACAGCGAGAGACGGCGCCGCACCTTCATGTTGAGCGCGGCCAAAGGTAGGGAGGATTTGGAGGGGTCCAGGGACATGGATCCCACTCGGGGGCCTTCGGCAGACATGGCGAGCCACCCTGAGCTTCCGTGAGGTCCGCTCGACAGGCGAGCTTCCTTCCTACTTCCCCTAGGGCTCCTGCCAGCCCCGCCTTCTCTCTTTTTCCGAGAAGCTCCGCCCTTTGCTAGAATCTGGAGTCCCGAGTACCAGAGCGCAGCTGGGGTGTCCCGCCACTACCCTCGGAGTGTTTGTACGTACACCTGAACACAGGGCCTGAACTTCACCCCACTTATGTTTCTCGTCTTTGCTCGTCTCCCCTTGAAGTTTCGAGAACCTAGAAAAAGGCCTCTGGCATCTGTCTTGATCCACTGACCTGTCCTGGGAGATCTGGTAGTGGTGCATGGTGAAGTGAATCAGCTTTGTTTTGGACATGAAGGAGTTACAGCCCTTATGCACAGTAACCTGTATTCTGGTAATGGGGAGGGAAAAGACAGACTGTGGCTTCGGAAGTGGCAAAGTGAAGCCTCAATTTGCCCTCAGCCATCTGGCGCAAGTAATGACTGCCTTTTAAAGGGGAAGGCCACAACTCTACCCGCAAGTTGGCATTGAGGGCATCCTGTCCTTTGGTATCTGAGGCAAACTCAGTTCTACCCTCTGGGGgtctgcaaaaacaaaaacaaaaacaaaaacaaaaaacaaaaaacaaacaggcggACCTACCACCTTACTTACAGTCTAGACCCAGGGAAACTTGTTTTCGTTAATTCGTTTAGTTAATCTACTTAGGTGTCAATCTCCGACGCAGGGTCTTCATCCCTCCCCGCCTTAGTAGAATTCCTAGGAGATTGTGGACACTAATGACATCATCCCAAACAGACGTAAAACAGGCTTAAGACGTGTGGCACACGCTACAGTTAGAACCTGGCTGTCATTCAGCACATTTATAAAATCAGTTTTCCACACCAACCAGGAAACAaaaattgctttcttttctgagagAGCTTCTGTGACAGTCCAACCCCGTTTGGGCCGAACTAGGCGCCGCAACGTTATCTAGGTCCTCGGTCCTGAGTTTGGGGACCTGGGACCCAGCAGAGCAAATTTTGA
This window harbors:
- the Myd88 gene encoding myeloid differentiation primary response protein MyD88, translated to MSAEGPRVGSMSLDPSKSSLPLAALNMKVRRRLSLFLNVQTPVAADWTLLAEEMGFEYLEIRQLEMRPDPTGSLLDAWQGRSGATVGKLLEMLAMLDREDILRDLWSSIVDDCEKYMERQQMQESEKPLQVARVESSVPQTKELEGITTLDDPLGQTPERFDAFICYCPSDIEFVQEMIRQLEQTDYRLKLCVSDRDVLPGTCVWSIASELIEKRCRRMVVVVSDDYLQSRECDFQTKFALSLSPGVQQKRLIPIKYKAMKKDFPSILRFITICDYTNPCTKSWFWTRLAKALSLP